TTAATAAAACGACGAGATTCCTCATCCCCAAATGTTTTTGCGATTTCAATTGCTTCGTTAATTGTTACATTGTGTGGAATTTCTTCCATGTATTTCATCTCACACACAGCTACACGTAAAATACTGCGATCAACAATACTAATACGCTCAAGCTTCCACTTTTTTAAATTTTGACGAATTGCTGCGTCAATCTCTTCTTTGTTGTCTACAAATCCTACAACAAGTGATTCTAGAAACTCATTTGTTTCTTCACCTTC
This Bacillus mycoides DNA region includes the following protein-coding sequences:
- the nusB gene encoding N utilization substance protein NusB, which translates into the protein MKRRTARERAMQALYQMDITGELEPKVAVENTLDEGEETNEFLESLVVGFVDNKEEIDAAIRQNLKKWKLERISIVDRSILRVAVCEMKYMEEIPHNVTINEAIEIAKTFGDEESRRFINGVLSNIKDTL